The Actinomycetota bacterium genomic interval AAAATCCCCACGATCCCCACGCGCTTAATGGATTTTATTCCAAGCACTCGCTTTTGTCTCTATACAATAGCGGCTTTGCTTGCCGGTGCTATACTCTTTAGCACGTTTTTTGGGAATATATCAATTTTTGGATTCATAATACGCCTTCGGTATCTCCTCATCATGTATTTCATCTTCTGCTTGGCTTACAAGATAGATTCCAGAATCTCTATAGGAATTGCTTTATTCTTGTTGGCATGTTGTCCGATTCTGTTGATACGGGGAAACGACGCCGGAGCAAATTATGCTGCCATGGTGGCTTATGCCTTTCTAGCCATGGGTGTATTCTTCCAACTAATCGAGTATTTCAGGGAGAGGAGAGTATCAGTTGAGGAGGAAGAATTTGAAAGACCCGTGCATGAGCCAAGGATGGCAGCTACCAAATCTACAAGGAAGATACCATACAGGCTTTCATCGCGTGCTGTTATTGCTCGCAGAAAGGCTAGACTTCGAGCTTTGGTGAGATTAGCAGCTTTGCTTGTTGCCATGTTTTGTCTGATTGGTGGTCTCTATGCTGCGGGACACTGGCTCTTTGTTAGTAGAAAAGCGCAAAAGATTGTGCCAGAGGCGACAAAGAAAGCCGAGCGAGCATCCCAAACTAAAGTAGTGAAGGCAAAACCCGAGGCTAAACCAGCATTAGAAATCGATAAGAGCAAAATTAAAATTCAAGTGTTAAATGGAAATGGTGTTCAAGGAGAAGCCGCAAGGATCGCTGATATTTTAAGGGAAAGTGGTTTTAATATCCAAACCGTTGGGGATGCAGGCTATGATGCTTATCCCAATACCATTATTCGTCATAAACCAGGGCAAGAGGATGTGGCAAAACTTGTGGTTAAAGAAATTGCATCATTTTATCCAGCTTTGTTTTATCCAAATCTTGCTGATTCAGATGTGGATATTGTGGTTATACTGGGAAGGGATAAAAAAGGTGGGTTGGTTGCTGAGCCAGTTGTGGATAAAAGCAGGGCAAGGATAGATGTTCTTAATGGGAACGGAATCGCGGGTTCAGCCAAAGAGATCGCTGATCTTCTTAAAAGAAATGGTTTTAACATCAGGGATGTTCGAGATGCCGACAGGTATGATTATGCTCAGACCATCATCTGTTACAGAACAGCGAATAAGGATGTTGCGCAATTGGTCGCCGATCAGATCAAAGCCAAATACTCCGCAATTTTGAGAGGGGATTCCTCAATCCAGGCGGACATTATCGTGATATTGGGAAGAAGATAAAGGACACATGTAGGGCGGGACTCCGTGCCCGCCCAAAAACATTGGCGGGGACAAGGCCCCGTTACTACATGAGGAGCGATTGAGGGTGAAAATCTGCATCATTGGTGTGGGATACGTGGGATTAGTCACTGGAGCTTGCTTCGCCGATATTGGTCACGATGTAATTTGTGTTGACGTCGATTCGGATAAGATTTCCAAGCTAAGAGCTGGAATCATCCCCATCTATGAACCCGGGCTAGACCAGATTGTAACCAGGAATCAAAAGACGGGAAGAATTATGTTCTCAACTGATATCACGGTGGGGGTTCAAAAGTCGGATATGATTTTCATCACGGTGGGCACGCCTCCTGACAAAACCGAAGCCGCTGACCTTACCCATGTAAAAGCAGCGGCGGGAGAAATAGCCCGGGCAATGAATGGCTATAAGGTCATCGTCAATAAGAGCACCATGCCTCTGGGTTCAACGAAATTGGTTCAAGGGATAATCGAGGAGAGCAAGATAAATCCCCATCATTTTGAGGTGGTCTCCAATCCAGAATTCTTGAGGGAAGGCTCAGCTGTCGAAGATTTTCTCCATCCCGACAGAATCATCATAGGCACCCATAGCCAAAAAGCAGCCGAGGTTATGACCGAGCTCTACTCTCCATTTAACGCCCCCGTCCTCGTTATGGACCCAGTGAGTGCAGAGTTAATAAAGTATGCATCCAATGCGTTTTTGGCAACCAAAATATCCTTTATAAATGCCATTGCAAATATTTGTGAGAAGGTGGGAGCGGATGTGAGAGAAGTGGCTTTAGGCATGGGATATGACAAACGCATTGGTTTTGAATTCTTCAATGCTGGACCCGGGTGGGGAGGAAGTTGTCTACCAAAGGATTGCAAAGCCCTCGTCAAAATCGCGGAAAATTATGGATACGATTTTCAACTTCTGAAAGGCACCATTCAAATTAATGAGAATCAGAAAAGGTTCATTGTAACGAAGGTTCGAGAACTTTTGGGCAATCTCAAGGGCAAGGATATAGGCATACTGGGCTTATCTTTTAAACCCAATACCGATGATATTAGAGACTCACCCGCAATCGACATCGTCCGCCATTTGCGAGCTGAAGGTGCATCAATAAAGGCATATGACCCCGTGGCGATGGAGAACGCCGAGCACATTTTAAAGGGTGTAAAATTCGTCCATGATGCATATGAGGCGGCGAAAGACAGTGATATCCTACTTTTGTTGACCGAATGGGACCACTTTAAATGGCTAGATTTTAAAAAGATTAAATCCTTGCTTAAAAAACCAATTTTATTTGATGCCAGAAACTATCTGGATTCTAATGCTCTGAAGCACTTGGGGTTCATCTATAGAGGGGTTGGAAGATGAGGGTGTTGGTTACGGGGGGAGCTGGCTTCATAGGTTCTCATCTATGCGACGCGCTCATTGAGAAAGGACATCATGTAATTTGCATCGATAATTTCCTCACTGGATCAAGAGAAAACATCGAACATTTGCTAGATAACGAGAATTTTGAACTCATCGAACACGATTTAACTATTCCTCCATCGACCTTTGACTCTCAACCACTGACCATCGACTGCATTTTCCACCTTGCGAGCCCCGCTAGTCCGGTAGATTTCTCAAAGTTATCAATCGAAACATTGATGGTAAATTCATTGGGTACTTACCATATGCTCGAGTTGGCTAGAAAAAATGGGGCAAAAATACTGCTTGCATCGACTTCAGAGATTTATGGGGATCCAAAGGTTAGTCCTCAATCCGAAACTTATTGGGGAAATGTTAATCCCGTGGGTTCTCGCAGTTCCTACGATGAAGCCAAGCGTTTTGCCGAGGCTTTGGTCATGGCTTATTATCGCCGATATGATCTGGAGGTTGTGATAGTCCGCATATTCAACACGTACGGACCACGGATGAGAAGGCAGGATGGTAGGGTAATCCCAAATTTCATACAGCAAGCTTTGGATAATAGCCCCATCACCGTATATGGTGATGGTTCGCAAAGTCGCAGTTTTTGCTACATCGATGATTTGGTAGATGGTTTGCTTAAAGCGATGTTCTCTAAGAGTGCAAAGGGTGAAATCATAAATTTGGGCAATCCGCATGAAATCGAAGTATTAGAACTCGCTCATCTTATTAAGGAGATGTGTAATTCTAATTCGGAGATAATTTTTCTTCCTCTTCCTCCCGACGATCCTTCACAACGTCGACCGGATATCGAAAAGGCAAGGAAATTGTTGGGTTGGGAACCAAAGGTATCTTTGAATGAAGGTCTTAAAAGTGTAATAGAGTGGTTTGAGGAGAGAGGTGTTTGCAAATGAAAGCAATTATTCCGGCGGCGGGTTTTGGAACAAGGTTGCTTCCGGCAACCAAGGCTCAGCCAAAGGAGATGCTCCCCGTCGTCGATAAGCCAATCATCCAGTACGTTATCGAGGAAGCTGTGGCTTCGGGGATTGAAGATATCTTGGTGATCACCGGGCGGGGCAAAAGAGCCATAGAAGACCATTTCGACAAATCCTT includes:
- a CDS encoding UDP-glucose/GDP-mannose dehydrogenase family protein; protein product: MKICIIGVGYVGLVTGACFADIGHDVICVDVDSDKISKLRAGIIPIYEPGLDQIVTRNQKTGRIMFSTDITVGVQKSDMIFITVGTPPDKTEAADLTHVKAAAGEIARAMNGYKVIVNKSTMPLGSTKLVQGIIEESKINPHHFEVVSNPEFLREGSAVEDFLHPDRIIIGTHSQKAAEVMTELYSPFNAPVLVMDPVSAELIKYASNAFLATKISFINAIANICEKVGADVREVALGMGYDKRIGFEFFNAGPGWGGSCLPKDCKALVKIAENYGYDFQLLKGTIQINENQKRFIVTKVRELLGNLKGKDIGILGLSFKPNTDDIRDSPAIDIVRHLRAEGASIKAYDPVAMENAEHILKGVKFVHDAYEAAKDSDILLLLTEWDHFKWLDFKKIKSLLKKPILFDARNYLDSNALKHLGFIYRGVGR
- a CDS encoding LytR C-terminal domain-containing protein: SFEAKVVKMGPWLVSVIGIIGGFLLLLMGIYIYRRSVFRESKSSPEEGAFSVSKITDDKAREYYRLEIKIPTIPTRLMDFIPSTRFCLYTIAALLAGAILFSTFFGNISIFGFIIRLRYLLIMYFIFCLAYKIDSRISIGIALFLLACCPILLIRGNDAGANYAAMVAYAFLAMGVFFQLIEYFRERRVSVEEEEFERPVHEPRMAATKSTRKIPYRLSSRAVIARRKARLRALVRLAALLVAMFCLIGGLYAAGHWLFVSRKAQKIVPEATKKAERASQTKVVKAKPEAKPALEIDKSKIKIQVLNGNGVQGEAARIADILRESGFNIQTVGDAGYDAYPNTIIRHKPGQEDVAKLVVKEIASFYPALFYPNLADSDVDIVVILGRDKKGGLVAEPVVDKSRARIDVLNGNGIAGSAKEIADLLKRNGFNIRDVRDADRYDYAQTIICYRTANKDVAQLVADQIKAKYSAILRGDSSIQADIIVILGRR
- a CDS encoding UDP-glucuronic acid decarboxylase family protein, whose amino-acid sequence is MRVLVTGGAGFIGSHLCDALIEKGHHVICIDNFLTGSRENIEHLLDNENFELIEHDLTIPPSTFDSQPLTIDCIFHLASPASPVDFSKLSIETLMVNSLGTYHMLELARKNGAKILLASTSEIYGDPKVSPQSETYWGNVNPVGSRSSYDEAKRFAEALVMAYYRRYDLEVVIVRIFNTYGPRMRRQDGRVIPNFIQQALDNSPITVYGDGSQSRSFCYIDDLVDGLLKAMFSKSAKGEIINLGNPHEIEVLELAHLIKEMCNSNSEIIFLPLPPDDPSQRRPDIEKARKLLGWEPKVSLNEGLKSVIEWFEERGVCK